The following coding sequences are from one Prochlorococcus sp. MIT 1314 window:
- a CDS encoding 16S rRNA (uracil(1498)-N(3))-methyltransferase, which yields MEDLTRLFISNERIINIKNNNLELTNDEAHYLNKVMRIKTGKEIFIANGKGSLWRAKKVKNDCLNISQFKKPYLFQEQEIYLLGIAVVVPKRGFEDILKMCTEIGIDFIQPLFSERQVNKSLNFTRKILRWNTIIKEAVEQSERLWKPSILNGMDIIEWMKSRDNQERVSISITREDNCYDLNQWLKKQQEFINKKGAIFWNVIGPEGGWSSREIDFFKNNNNTFVKLSDTILRTSTASINASSILNQWRNDFKLRN from the coding sequence ATGGAAGACTTAACAAGATTATTTATTTCCAATGAAAGAATTATTAATATTAAGAATAATAATTTAGAGCTGACTAATGATGAGGCTCATTACTTAAATAAAGTAATGAGGATAAAAACTGGTAAGGAAATATTTATAGCTAATGGAAAGGGTTCATTATGGAGAGCTAAAAAAGTTAAAAATGATTGTTTAAACATAAGTCAATTTAAAAAACCTTACTTATTTCAAGAACAAGAAATTTACTTATTGGGAATAGCTGTTGTTGTACCCAAAAGGGGTTTTGAGGATATTTTAAAAATGTGTACTGAAATAGGAATTGATTTTATACAACCATTATTTTCAGAAAGACAGGTCAACAAAAGTCTAAACTTTACGAGAAAAATTTTGAGATGGAATACAATTATCAAAGAAGCAGTTGAGCAAAGTGAGAGATTATGGAAACCATCTATTTTGAATGGTATGGATATTATTGAATGGATGAAAAGTAGAGATAATCAAGAAAGAGTTTCAATTTCTATTACTAGAGAAGATAATTGTTATGACTTAAATCAATGGTTGAAAAAACAGCAAGAATTTATAAATAAAAAAGGTGCCATTTTTTGGAATGTAATAGGCCCTGAAGGAGGTTGGTCTTCAAGAGAAATTGATTTTTTTAAAAACAATAATAATACCTTTGTTAAACTCTCTGACACTATCTTGAGAACTTCAACAGCTAGTATTAATGCATCATCAATTCTTAACCAATGGAGAAATGATTTCAAATTAAGGAATTAG
- a CDS encoding TIGR00297 family protein yields the protein MDLITNQFFIGFCINFILIYIFCKIPLMTKGGWISAGILGTILWGCLSWQGWMSVVIYLLFGALVTKIGFKFKKERGIAEKRGGRRGPENVWGSAATGLFLAMMTKFNPANVLFFKIGFAASFAAKLADTFGSEIGKRFGKDTYLITSLKKVDRGTEGGISIEGTLASFLGSIFMTFVMLRLSIISTISHFIIVAVSGFLATLSESIIGAKFQNKYKLSNEMVNAIQTSIASIFAIFSLIFFPYFLN from the coding sequence ATGGATTTAATTACAAATCAATTTTTTATAGGTTTTTGCATTAATTTTATTTTGATTTATATATTTTGCAAGATCCCTTTGATGACTAAAGGTGGCTGGATAAGTGCAGGTATTTTAGGAACAATTTTGTGGGGATGTTTGTCTTGGCAGGGATGGATGTCAGTTGTGATTTATTTATTATTTGGCGCTCTTGTTACCAAAATAGGTTTTAAATTTAAAAAAGAACGAGGAATAGCCGAAAAAAGAGGTGGAAGAAGAGGCCCTGAAAATGTTTGGGGTTCCGCAGCTACAGGATTATTTCTTGCAATGATGACCAAATTTAATCCTGCGAATGTGCTTTTCTTTAAAATAGGCTTTGCAGCAAGTTTTGCTGCAAAGTTGGCGGATACTTTTGGTAGTGAAATTGGAAAAAGGTTTGGCAAAGATACATATTTAATAACTTCACTAAAAAAGGTTGATAGAGGCACTGAAGGAGGAATAAGTATAGAAGGAACATTAGCTAGTTTCTTGGGATCAATTTTTATGACTTTTGTAATGCTTCGTCTATCAATTATTTCTACAATATCTCACTTCATAATTGTTGCTGTCTCAGGATTTTTGGCAACACTTTCTGAAAGTATTATTGGGGCTAAATTTCAAAATAAGTATAAATTAAGTAATGAGATGGTAAATGCTATTCAGACAAGTATTGCTTCTATTTTTGCTATCTTTTCCCTTATCTTTTTCCCATATTTTTTAAATTAA
- a CDS encoding GDSL-type esterase/lipase family protein, with protein sequence MISLPKQLVVIGDSSVYGWGDHEGGGWCERLRKEWSKNQNGPVIYQLGVRGDGIEKVSSRWEKEWSSRGETRRNKPKAILLNVGLNDTAAIGQKNGRHQLDIDGFEYGLERLINEMRSQTTVFVLGLTPVNENEMPFAGCLWYSNDFCNSYERRIEEVCLNQNVPFLPTFREMYSDQRSKNWITSDGIHLNSEGHFWIFQRLKSWEILTKWKDS encoded by the coding sequence GTGATTAGTTTACCAAAACAGTTAGTTGTAATTGGAGATAGCTCAGTTTATGGATGGGGTGATCATGAAGGTGGGGGATGGTGCGAGAGGCTAAGAAAAGAATGGTCCAAGAATCAAAATGGGCCAGTTATTTATCAACTTGGAGTAAGAGGAGATGGGATAGAAAAAGTTTCATCTAGATGGGAAAAAGAATGGTCTTCTAGGGGAGAAACAAGAAGAAATAAACCTAAAGCAATACTACTTAATGTAGGTCTTAACGACACTGCCGCGATTGGTCAAAAAAATGGAAGGCATCAATTAGATATCGATGGATTTGAATATGGATTAGAGAGATTAATTAATGAAATGCGATCGCAAACCACGGTCTTTGTTCTTGGTCTGACACCTGTTAATGAGAACGAAATGCCGTTCGCAGGATGTCTATGGTACTCAAATGATTTTTGTAATTCTTATGAAAGAAGAATAGAGGAAGTATGTCTGAATCAGAATGTTCCATTTCTGCCTACTTTTAGAGAAATGTACTCTGATCAAAGGAGTAAGAATTGGATTACTAGTGATGGGATTCATTTAAATTCTGAAGGTCATTTCTGGATTTTTCAAAGACTAAAGAGCTGGGAAATTCTTACAAAATGGAAGGATTCATAA